The following proteins come from a genomic window of Hydractinia symbiolongicarpus strain clone_291-10 chromosome 2, HSymV2.1, whole genome shotgun sequence:
- the LOC130630599 gene encoding bombesin receptor subtype-3-like: MLLLMLLSIVLCTGNINCQLGRFHVDTHGSTLNNNQSIYVLEEFNSSTTPLPVLNDNTSQVLHKRKIFWEILQFSTSIIIFICGVLGNVLIALTIVQHKSMQNLQNYFVFSLAITDLVTLLFIVPLNLMHNYVAWPFGEFACKYLLPIGDVVPAVSIFMLVSISFDRYRAIVYALSRPPSLRIGIFLIVVIWILSYLGVGFPLTFTFTVGPGFWVEKMCYTSWNDLFFQKTYITLRTILIYIVPSIVIFVCYIRVNDVLKKNLLFLERSISGAGQLQRLQRQKHVMKMFFLIFLTFLLCYLPVNLINLFYIYWREFATWSLLKESTTIATIIGLANSACNPIILYYLSRAYRKRFEQYLPFLKWCCKGKKSFHVTENTLEDDGNVYDEEQRKIFGLFTGRRNTKESHVSLHMISATTSPHSDNVGVKEPRMDEAITRDDEDNVEKTLFVNNGYDRSTSFNENVS; the protein is encoded by the coding sequence ATGTTATTGTTGATGCTTTTATCGATCGTTTTATGTACAGGAAACATAAATTGTCAGCTAGGAAGATTCCACGTAGACACACACGGAAGCACCCTGAATAACAACCAATCAATTTACGTTCTTGAAGAGTTCAACAGCTCTACAACACCTCTACCGGTTTTAAATGATAACACTAGCCAGGTACTTCacaagagaaaaatattttgggaaATTTTACAGTTCTCGACgagtataattatttttatttgtggcGTGTTGGGGAACGTGTTAATTGCGTTGACTATCGTGCAGCATAAATCGATGCAAAATTTGCAGAATTACTTCGTTTTTAGTTTGGCTATCACTGATTTGGTAACATTGTTATTCATAGTACCACTAAACTTGATGCATAACTATGTAGCGTGGCCGTTCGGAGAGTTTGCGTGCAAATATTTACTTCCCATTGGAGATGTTGTCCCAGCTGTATCGATCTTTATGTTAGTATCGATATCCTTCGATCGATATCGTGCTATTGTGTATGCCTTATCTCGACCGCCTTCACTTCGGATAGGAATATTTCTAATCGTAGTGATCTGGATTTTGTCCTATCTCGGAGTTGGCTTTCCCCTTACCTTCACCTTCACTGTGGGGCCTGGGTTTTGGGTTGAAAAAATGTGCTACACAAGTTGGAACGAcctgttttttcaaaaaacctaCATCACGCTGCGCACGATACTGATATATATCGTGCCATCAATTGTTATTTTTGTGTGTTACATCCGCGTCAACGacgtgttgaaaaaaaatctattgtTTTTAGAACGTTCGATCAGCGGTGCAGGACAATTGCAGCGACTCCAACGACAAAAACAtgttatgaaaatgttttttttgatatttctaaCGTTCCTTCTTTGTTATCTACCAGTAAACTTAATTAATTTGTTTTACATATACTGGAGGGAATTTGCAACATGGTCACTCCTTAAAGAATCAACCACAATAGCAACCATCATTGGCTTGGCAAACAGTGCATGCAATCCAATCATATTGTATTACCTAAGTCGTGCGTATCGAAAAAGATTCGAGCAGtatctaccatttttaaaatggtgCTGCAAAGGAAAAAAGTCATTCCATGTGACGGAGAACACGCTCGAAGACGATGGCAATGTTTACGACGAGGAACAGCGAAAAATATTTGGATTATTTACCGGTCGCCGAAACACAAAAGAATCCCATGTTTCTCTTCACATGATAAGTGCGACAACAAGTCCTCACAGTGATAACGTGGGTGTTAAAGAACCAAGAATGGACGAGGCGATTACTCGAGATGATGAAGATAACGTCGAGAAGACGCTCTTCGTTAATAATGGATATGATCGTAGCACATCGTTTAACGAAAATGTGTCCtga
- the LOC130630107 gene encoding tigger transposable element-derived protein 4-like: MLSFTRQNFETWYGVSFKTIAGESRSVTEEMTAPWSETTLPTILSRYPLEDIFNADEFGLFFQCLPNKTLHMKGDKCSGGKHSKVRLTGLAAGNALGERLPMFVIGKSANPRCFKGVKTLPCRYRSQKKSWMSGELFEEWVRELDRKFSVSKRKIALIIDNCTAHPHVENLEWVELIFLPPNTTSRTQPMDQGIIRALKAKYRSLAVRKLIKALDEEKSTPKFSILAAMYMLRKAWDDVSNKTFTNCFRKSGISQKDAERAINEDDDPFKSLTSEVEEDPIPTLDAELSYIKRRFPDHIDPDLSTEDFIDFDIEVSTSHGRLKTADIIAEITGTQDEELKEVDEEDKEEEDKITRPTAEQVRTAINVLEDLSIFSHFGEEMIASLRDLNRNIAKDFDMSCKQTVITDFFSK, from the exons ATGCTTTCTTTCACTCGTCAAAACTTCGAAACTTG GTATGGAGTATCCTTCAAAACCATCGCTGGAGAATCACGGTCCGTCACTGAGGAAATGACAGCGCCATGGTCGGAGACAACATTACCAACCATTCTCTCCCGCTATCCTCTGGAAGACATTTTTAACGCCGACGAATTTGGGCTTTTCTTTCAATGCCTTCCCAATAAGACTTTGCATATGAAAGGTGATAAGTGTTCTGGAGGAAAACACAGCAAAGTTAGACTTACTGGTTTAGCTGCTGGTAATGCCTTGGGGGAACGATTGCCAATGTTTGTAATCGGCAAGTCCGCCAACCCTCGTTGCTTTAAAGGTGTCAAAACACTACCCTGTCGATACCGTTCGCAAAAGAAGAGTTGGATGTCTGGAGAGCTGTTCGAAGAGTGGGTACGCGAGCTTGATCGAAAATTCTCTGTCTCTAAGCGAAAAATTGCTTTGATTATTGACAATTGTACCGCACATCCTCATGTTGAAAACCTGGAATGGGTAGAATTGATCTTTCTTCCTCCAAATACCACGTCCCGAACCCAACCTATGGACCAAGGAATTATCCGCGCCCTGAAAGCAAAATATCGATCGCTAGCAGTGCGGAAATTGATAAAAGCCTTGGACGAGGAAAAATCGACTCCGAAGTTCTCGATTCTTGCAGCTATGTACATGCTAAGGAAAGCATGGGATGATGTTTCCAACAAAACATTCACCAATTGCTTTCGAAAATCAGGAATTTCCCAAAAGGATGCAGAAAGAGCGATCAACGAAGATGACGacccttttaaaagtttaaccaGCGAAGTAGAAGAAGACCCAATTCCAACCCTCGATGCTGAACTCTCTTACATAAAACGAAGGTTTCCTGACCACATTGATCCTGACTTATCAACTGaagatttcattgattttgacaTTGAAGTCAGTACATCCCATGGGCGTCTGAAGActgctgacatcattgctgaGATCACTGGGACTCAAGACGAAGAATTAAAAGAGGTCGACGAAGAAGACAAGGAGGAAGAAGATAAGATCACAAGACCGACGGCCGAGCAAGTGCGTACAGCTATCAACGTCCTCGAAGACTTgagtattttttcacattttggagaaGAAATGATAGCTTCCCTGAGGGACTTGAATCGTAATATCGCCAAAGATTTTGATATGAGTTGTAAGCAAACAGTTATCACCGACTTCTtttctaaataa
- the LOC130630602 gene encoding uncharacterized protein LOC130630602 — protein MYPIIVSEVARSYEKVDLMRRLPSLNGSRMFGYAFGPCISIFFINTNFKIGPIHVTYANVIGPILFAISVFLLLAIVFFMHDLSREYDLKADTIEKSEKENYEISSKSSTLDAMKKILKTKDTALVLAMSVLYGIIDVIVFRVFAILIVTNLQLGYALLNESLIGYAALSAILVFILVYRKMSNKEVFHTGIGGILSMIIATSILLLLYQRVGNHSTWYFLIILTVLSLVSFMLSDQTFTVLMCAKLAHSCNQGFLDGIRIFAVQIGRVIGALCVGICYNHMNTCHPAVNILAFSLLVILMSRKKFLSNPVPVI, from the coding sequence ATGTATCCAATTATAGTTTCTGAAGTAGCAAGATCTTATGAAAAGGTAGACCTCATGCGGCGTTTGCCATCACTTAATGGGAGTCGAATGTTCGGCTATGCATTTGGACCGTGTATttccatattttttattaatacaaACTTTAAGATTGGTCCCATTCATGTAACATACGCAAATGTCATTGGACCAATTCTTTTTGCAATTTcagtttttcttcttcttgcgATAGTATTTTTTATGCATGATTTATCAAGAGAATACGACTTGAAAGCTGACACAATAGAAAAATCGGAGAAAGAAAATTATGAAATCTCAAGCAAATCTTCAACTTTGGACGCAatgaagaaaattttgaaaacgaaAGACACCGCACTCGTACTTGCTATGTCAGTGCTTTATGGCATTATAGATGTAATTGTGTTTCGTGTCTTTGCCATATTAATCGTTACCAATTTGCAGCTTGGCTATGCACTTCTAAATGAATCACTAATTGGATATGCTGCATTAAGTGCAATTCTAGTTTTCATCCTTGTATATCGaaaaatgtcaaataaagaagtgtTTCACACTGGAATTGGAGGTATACTGTCGATGATTATAGCCACATCTATATTGCTTTTGCTTTATCAGCGAGTTGGAAATCATAGTACCTGGTATTTTCTGATCATTTTAACTGTGCTATCCCTTGTTAGTTTTATGCTGTCCGATCAAACCTTTACCGTGTTAATGTGTGCCAAACTGGCTCACTCTTGCAATCAAGGATTTTTAGATGGTATCAGGATTTTTGCGGTCCAAATTGGTCGAGTTATCGGTGCATTGTGCGTTGGAATATGCTATAATCATATGAACACTTGCCATCCGGCAGTTAATATTCTGGCATTTTCGTTACTGGTTATCTTGATGtcaagaaagaaatttttgtcAAATCCCGTGCCAGTCATATGA